The Chryseobacterium sp. JV274 sequence TGTGATTTCATAATTTTATTTGTTATTAGTGTTAGTTTTTTCTTTTCTGCCATCCTTTCGGACTGTATTCTCTTATTTACTTATTCAAAGGTAAGAACATAGAAAGACCTGTAAGGGGTGTAAAATAGACATTATAAGAGGTTGATCCGGACATCTTATTTTTTTATATTTGTATGATACAGATGAGGTTACAATCGGCACAATTTATTCACCTTTACATTCTGCGATATGAAACATTTAACCATATTAGTTCCCGATGCACAGACAGCACCCAATACATTATCCTGTATTATAGGGACCTATCATATTTTTACGGAAGCAAACAGGTATTACAGCCACAACAATAAAGATACGGTATTCACCATCGAGCTGGCCGGAGTTTCTGAGCATTCTGATTTTGTAAATGGTTTGCTTACCGTGATTCCACAGAAAAATATTGCAGCAGTCCAGAAAACCGATCTGATTGTCATTCCTGCCATTGCCCCGAATTTCACAAAAATAGATGACCAAAATACGGCACTTGTCCATTGGATATCGGAACAGTATAAAAAGGGAGCGGATGTAGCCAGCATGTGCACTGGAGCTTATATATTGGCTTCTACAGGACTCCTGGATTCAAAAAGCTGTTCTATCCACTGGAATACGGTTGCCAATTTTAAAAAACTGTTTCCCAAAGTGAATGTAAGGGCAGAAAAAATCATTACGGATGAACACGGTATTTATACAAATGGCGGAGGGTATTCTTTCTTAAACCTTCTTCTTTATCTGGTTGAAAAATATTACGACAGACAAACGGCTATTTATTGTTCCAAAATATTTCAAATTGACATCGACAGGGAAACACAATCGGATTTCATCATCTTTAACGGGCAAAAATCGCATGGTGATGACATGATTATTCAGGCCCAGGAATACATTGAAAAGAATTTTTCTGAGAAAATATCCATGGAAGCACTTTCCCAGAAATTCACAGTTGGAAGACGAAGTTTTGACCGCAGGTTTATAAAAGCAACCGGCAATACTCCTCTTGAATACCAACAAAGAGTAAAGGTGGAATCTGCCAAAAAAGAACTGGAAATCTCCCGAAAAACCATCAATGAAGTGATGTATGAAGCAGGCTATTCTGATGTGAAAGCCTTTCGGGAAATATTCCGCAGAATTACGGGCTTATCTCCTATCGAATACCGGAATAAATACAATAAAACAGGGATTAAATCCAAACAGCACCATTCATAATAAAGCTGTTTGTATCTTATCTTTATCTTCTACTGAAAAGAGGTTCTGAACTCCAG is a genomic window containing:
- a CDS encoding GlxA family transcriptional regulator: MKHLTILVPDAQTAPNTLSCIIGTYHIFTEANRYYSHNNKDTVFTIELAGVSEHSDFVNGLLTVIPQKNIAAVQKTDLIVIPAIAPNFTKIDDQNTALVHWISEQYKKGADVASMCTGAYILASTGLLDSKSCSIHWNTVANFKKLFPKVNVRAEKIITDEHGIYTNGGGYSFLNLLLYLVEKYYDRQTAIYCSKIFQIDIDRETQSDFIIFNGQKSHGDDMIIQAQEYIEKNFSEKISMEALSQKFTVGRRSFDRRFIKATGNTPLEYQQRVKVESAKKELEISRKTINEVMYEAGYSDVKAFREIFRRITGLSPIEYRNKYNKTGIKSKQHHS